A window of the Flavobacterium sangjuense genome harbors these coding sequences:
- a CDS encoding peptide MFS transporter has product MWKTHPKALPYLFLSEMWERFGYYLMIGIFTLYLKDVEAGFAMTEKEASDLYGTFIALVFLTPFVGGLVADRYLGYRNSIVLGGIMMGVGYFMMGIHNLTMLYVAMTLVIVGNGFFKPNISTLLGNFYNEEQYKDKKDEGYNIFYMGINVGAFICNFFGAALQILLGWHFAFMAAGVGMFIGVIVFLLGTKHYGDKTAKKGVQEGDMPFYKIVLYILVPSVIFGIIGWLLKGVTSDANPNGYVFGSDSTDAFIFACIPIIFFYGSLYFKAKTEDKRPIGALLAIFAVVILFWAVFKLNGSALTTWADRYTDREVTGTSQTVFSGLKLAKEVEFKKDSIELYDDNFRLQKENGIVKKEVNYPLYFRNVEPTEKPAEGSKVSLWATNLSQSINPGWVIILTPLVVAFFTFLRSRKKEPSTPTKIAFGLLISALSVLVMVAAVHIGNNGTEKVSVWWLVANYGIITIGELFLSPMGLSVVSKLSPKNITALMMGGWFLSTSIGNKLSGVLASMWDTYDDKANFFWVNFGLLMFATLLMFALVKNLNKVMKEKGIN; this is encoded by the coding sequence ATGTGGAAAACCCATCCTAAAGCGCTGCCTTATTTGTTTTTATCTGAGATGTGGGAACGCTTCGGTTACTATTTAATGATTGGAATTTTTACACTTTATCTTAAAGACGTAGAAGCCGGATTTGCAATGACCGAAAAAGAAGCTTCCGATTTGTACGGAACTTTCATCGCTTTGGTATTCTTAACGCCGTTCGTTGGTGGACTCGTCGCCGACCGTTATTTGGGTTACCGAAATTCTATTGTTTTAGGTGGAATCATGATGGGCGTTGGTTATTTTATGATGGGAATTCATAACCTCACTATGCTGTATGTCGCTATGACATTAGTGATTGTTGGTAACGGTTTTTTTAAGCCCAATATTTCAACACTTTTGGGAAATTTTTATAACGAGGAACAGTACAAAGACAAAAAAGATGAAGGCTATAACATCTTCTATATGGGAATCAATGTTGGCGCTTTTATCTGCAATTTCTTTGGAGCCGCATTGCAAATTCTTCTGGGATGGCACTTTGCGTTTATGGCAGCCGGTGTCGGAATGTTCATCGGGGTAATTGTATTCTTGTTGGGCACCAAGCATTACGGAGATAAAACAGCCAAAAAAGGAGTACAGGAAGGCGATATGCCATTTTATAAAATTGTACTTTATATTTTGGTTCCGTCGGTCATCTTCGGGATTATTGGCTGGCTGCTTAAAGGAGTGACATCTGATGCCAATCCAAATGGTTATGTTTTTGGTTCGGATAGTACAGACGCTTTTATCTTTGCCTGTATACCGATAATCTTCTTTTATGGAAGCCTGTATTTTAAAGCCAAGACAGAAGATAAAAGACCAATCGGAGCATTGCTGGCCATTTTTGCAGTAGTAATATTGTTTTGGGCGGTATTCAAATTGAACGGTTCGGCACTAACAACCTGGGCAGACCGCTATACTGACAGGGAAGTAACAGGAACTTCACAAACTGTTTTCAGCGGATTGAAATTGGCCAAGGAAGTTGAGTTTAAAAAAGATTCCATTGAACTTTATGACGATAATTTCCGTCTACAGAAAGAGAATGGAATTGTCAAAAAAGAAGTAAATTATCCTTTGTATTTTAGGAATGTTGAGCCAACTGAGAAGCCGGCTGAAGGTTCCAAAGTCTCGCTTTGGGCAACCAATTTAAGTCAATCCATCAATCCGGGTTGGGTAATCATTCTTACGCCATTAGTTGTTGCTTTTTTTACTTTTTTACGAAGCAGAAAAAAAGAACCTTCAACACCAACAAAAATTGCCTTTGGGTTATTAATTTCAGCATTATCGGTTTTGGTTATGGTAGCCGCAGTACATATTGGAAACAATGGTACAGAAAAAGTTTCGGTGTGGTGGCTGGTTGCCAATTATGGAATCATAACTATCGGGGAATTGTTCTTAAGTCCAATGGGATTGTCAGTTGTGTCTAAATTATCTCCAAAAAATATAACAGCATTAATGATGGGCGGATGGTTTTTGTCAACTTCTATCGGAAATAAATTAAGCGGCGTTTTAGCCAGTATGTGGGATACTTATGATGATAAAGCCAACTTCTTTTGGGTGAATTTTGGTTTGCTGATGTTTGCCACTTTGCTGATGTTTGCTTTGGTAAAAAATTTAAATAAAGTAATGAAAGAAAAAGGAATAAACTAA
- a CDS encoding type III pantothenate kinase produces MLLTIDVGNTRIKAAVFEQNRLVELSVFTKEAFLTETNFILNKFPKIEKLVVASVGNVEKELFLSLKNKAEIHFITRESRFPFTNLYSTPTTLGIDRMVLASGAVMQFPNQNRLVIDMGTCITYDFIDENDNYLGGAISPGIRLRYESLHQHTAKLPLLTKNYPESFIGNSTQESIHSGVINGVASEIDGFIELYKTQYAKFIIILTGGDAEFLAIRLKNTIFANSNFLLESLNQTFQYNQND; encoded by the coding sequence ATGCTTTTAACCATTGATGTTGGAAATACCCGAATCAAAGCTGCTGTCTTTGAACAAAATAGACTTGTTGAACTTTCTGTTTTTACCAAAGAGGCGTTTCTGACAGAAACAAATTTTATCCTAAATAAGTTCCCGAAAATCGAAAAATTAGTCGTTGCTTCGGTAGGAAATGTTGAAAAAGAATTGTTTTTGTCTTTAAAAAACAAAGCTGAAATTCATTTTATAACTCGCGAAAGTAGATTCCCTTTTACCAATTTATATAGTACTCCAACTACGCTTGGAATTGACCGTATGGTTTTGGCTTCGGGTGCGGTTATGCAATTTCCCAATCAAAATCGTTTGGTGATCGACATGGGAACTTGTATAACCTATGATTTTATTGATGAAAATGACAATTATCTTGGTGGTGCCATTTCTCCGGGAATTCGTTTACGCTATGAATCATTGCATCAACATACCGCTAAATTACCTTTGTTAACTAAAAACTATCCTGAAAGTTTTATTGGAAATTCTACTCAAGAATCTATTCATTCCGGTGTAATTAATGGCGTTGCATCCGAAATTGATGGATTTATTGAACTTTACAAAACCCAATACGCTAAATTTATCATAATTTTAACGGGCGGTGATGCAGAATTTTTGGCTATACGATTAAAAAATACCATATTTGCCAATTCAAATTTCCTGTTGGAAAGTTTGAACCAAACATTTCAATACAATCAAAATGATTAA
- a CDS encoding peptide MFS transporter: MSETAVKTGHPKGLWVLFGTEMWERFNFYGMRAILTLFLVNSLMMKEEDASLIYGGFLGLCYLTPMLGGFISDRFFGNRNCILLGGLMMAVGQFLLFFSASVFGSNIGLANILMWSALGIIIFGNGFFKPNISSMVGSLYPKQEKSKLDTAFTIFYMGINLGAFLGQLICPIVGDVKDANGIRDIHAFKWGFLAASTAMLIGTAVFYFLKNKYVVTPEGRPLGGLPKHNVSDDYEEGESQKAVFSQKALIGAVISFFVLGAIFHYVVDQNWIYTVIYSSGITLAGLIVSDSSLTKVERDRIFVIYIVAFFIIFFWAAFEQAGSSLTFIADNQTDRNFFGYNMPPSMVQIFNGLFVVAFAVPFSMLWDYLRSKGREPISPVKQAVGLALIALSYFIIAYNVKDLGNSGLLAIKWLILLYLIQTAAELCLSPIGLSLVGKLSPKRFSSLLYGVFFLSNASGYALAGTLGSILPATGDKFVKAQELGIDLQAVLDRKVTLTPEQTQLLADNQISDHNPVFAGFEIHNLFEFFMVFVILTGLAAVILMALTPKLKKMMHGVR, from the coding sequence ATGAGTGAAACAGCGGTAAAAACTGGACATCCAAAAGGACTTTGGGTATTATTCGGAACAGAAATGTGGGAAAGGTTCAATTTCTATGGAATGAGAGCTATCTTAACCTTATTCCTTGTAAATTCTTTAATGATGAAAGAAGAAGATGCTTCTTTGATTTACGGAGGTTTCCTAGGACTTTGTTACTTAACACCAATGTTGGGAGGATTTATTTCTGACCGCTTCTTTGGAAATAGAAATTGTATCTTGCTTGGAGGATTAATGATGGCTGTCGGACAATTTTTATTGTTTTTTAGTGCTAGCGTTTTTGGTTCAAATATTGGTTTGGCAAATATCTTAATGTGGTCAGCATTGGGAATTATCATTTTTGGGAATGGATTTTTTAAGCCAAATATTTCTTCAATGGTGGGGAGCTTGTATCCAAAACAAGAAAAATCAAAACTGGATACTGCCTTTACCATTTTCTATATGGGAATTAATTTGGGTGCTTTCTTAGGTCAATTGATTTGTCCAATAGTTGGAGATGTTAAAGATGCTAACGGAATTAGAGATATTCACGCATTCAAATGGGGATTTTTAGCAGCATCAACGGCAATGTTAATCGGAACTGCTGTTTTCTATTTTCTTAAAAATAAATATGTAGTTACACCAGAAGGAAGGCCTCTTGGTGGTTTGCCAAAACACAATGTATCAGATGATTATGAAGAAGGAGAATCGCAAAAAGCTGTTTTTTCTCAAAAAGCGTTGATTGGAGCTGTTATTTCGTTCTTCGTTTTAGGAGCTATTTTTCACTATGTAGTTGATCAAAACTGGATATACACCGTTATCTATTCGAGTGGTATCACTTTAGCCGGATTAATTGTATCGGATAGTTCTTTGACAAAAGTAGAAAGAGATAGAATCTTTGTTATTTATATAGTAGCTTTCTTTATCATTTTCTTCTGGGCTGCCTTTGAACAAGCGGGTTCGTCTTTAACGTTTATTGCTGATAATCAAACCGACAGAAACTTCTTTGGTTACAACATGCCACCATCGATGGTACAAATCTTCAACGGTTTATTTGTTGTAGCTTTTGCAGTTCCGTTTAGTATGCTTTGGGATTATCTAAGAAGTAAAGGCAGAGAGCCAATTTCGCCGGTAAAACAAGCCGTTGGTTTGGCATTAATTGCTTTGAGTTATTTTATCATTGCATACAATGTAAAAGATTTAGGGAACAGCGGACTTTTAGCTATCAAATGGTTAATCCTTTTATATTTAATTCAAACAGCAGCAGAATTGTGTTTGTCTCCAATTGGTTTATCATTAGTTGGTAAATTATCTCCAAAACGTTTCTCTTCTTTATTATATGGAGTATTCTTTTTATCGAATGCTTCCGGATATGCATTAGCCGGAACTTTGGGTTCTATTCTTCCTGCAACCGGAGATAAATTTGTAAAAGCACAAGAATTAGGCATTGACTTACAAGCTGTTTTGGATAGAAAAGTAACACTTACTCCGGAGCAAACCCAGTTGCTTGCAGACAATCAGATTTCTGACCACAATCCTGTTTTTGCTGGTTTTGAAATTCATAACCTGTTTGAATTCTTTATGGTGTTTGTAATCCTAACCGGATTGGCAGCTGTTATTTTAATGGCATTGACTCCAAAATTGAAAAAAATGATGCATGGCGTTCGCTAG
- a CDS encoding peptide MFS transporter: protein METNQTLEQIQDFKGKYPKQLWYLFFSEMWERFCFYGMRGMLAVFMVNVLVMDEKTANLQYGATQAWVYAFTFIGGLFADKILGLRKSLFWGGILMIVGSVILAIDPKNFFFIGIGFTIVGTGFFKPNISSMVGQLYNDNDPRRDAGFSFFYMGVNLGALIGGYICIAVAEGSLWQSLVPENLRWNVGFGFAAVVMIISLLTFTQTQKSLGPIGLSPLVNVENSKKKGLEIATYIGSLLIIPVIIIMVANTVYTDYFMMIIGPASILYLFYEMKNFSTVENKKLLAALVFIIFSIFFWAFFEQSGGSLSLFAANNLNNEILGIQLSPNGVNNSANSFFVIGFAALVGLVWLWMAKRKIEPNTVIKFGLAFIFLAGGFWIFYYTKFFADLNGKTSLGIFTFGWFIITFGELCLSPIGMSAMTKLSPQKTQAVIMGMWFLASAYGQYFAGLLGANIAEASENSSNLEKLNTYADGYQQLAIYALIAGVVLLLISPLVKKLMQGVK from the coding sequence ATGGAAACAAATCAAACTTTAGAACAAATTCAGGACTTTAAAGGAAAATATCCAAAGCAACTTTGGTATTTGTTTTTCTCAGAAATGTGGGAACGTTTTTGTTTTTATGGTATGCGTGGTATGCTGGCCGTTTTTATGGTCAACGTATTGGTAATGGATGAGAAAACAGCTAATCTTCAATATGGTGCAACGCAGGCATGGGTGTATGCCTTCACATTCATCGGTGGATTATTTGCAGACAAGATTTTGGGATTGCGAAAATCACTTTTTTGGGGCGGAATACTAATGATTGTTGGTAGCGTTATATTAGCAATTGACCCTAAGAATTTCTTCTTTATTGGTATTGGTTTTACAATTGTTGGAACAGGTTTTTTTAAACCTAATATTTCTTCAATGGTTGGACAATTATATAATGATAATGACCCAAGAAGAGATGCCGGTTTTTCTTTCTTCTATATGGGAGTGAATCTTGGAGCACTTATCGGTGGATATATTTGTATTGCTGTGGCAGAAGGCTCTTTATGGCAATCGTTGGTTCCTGAAAATCTTCGTTGGAATGTTGGATTCGGATTTGCAGCAGTAGTGATGATTATAAGTTTGCTGACTTTTACACAAACACAAAAAAGTTTAGGCCCAATTGGACTTTCACCTTTAGTTAATGTTGAAAATTCTAAGAAAAAAGGTTTAGAAATTGCAACCTATATAGGTTCGCTTTTAATCATTCCGGTGATTATTATAATGGTTGCCAATACTGTTTATACCGATTATTTTATGATGATAATTGGTCCTGCATCTATACTGTATTTGTTTTATGAAATGAAGAATTTCTCGACTGTAGAAAATAAAAAGTTGTTAGCAGCATTGGTTTTTATAATTTTCTCAATTTTCTTTTGGGCATTCTTCGAACAAAGCGGCGGTTCATTAAGTTTATTCGCAGCAAATAATTTAAATAACGAAATTTTAGGGATTCAGTTGAGTCCAAATGGCGTTAATAATTCTGCCAATTCATTCTTTGTAATTGGTTTTGCTGCTTTGGTTGGATTAGTTTGGTTATGGATGGCAAAAAGAAAGATTGAGCCAAATACCGTTATCAAATTTGGATTAGCATTTATATTCCTTGCCGGTGGTTTTTGGATATTCTATTATACAAAGTTCTTTGCCGACTTAAATGGAAAAACTTCATTAGGAATTTTTACATTCGGTTGGTTTATTATCACTTTTGGAGAGTTATGTTTATCGCCAATTGGAATGAGCGCCATGACCAAATTATCACCTCAAAAAACGCAGGCAGTAATCATGGGAATGTGGTTTTTGGCTAGTGCTTACGGGCAATATTTTGCGGGATTATTAGGTGCTAATATCGCTGAGGCTTCCGAAAATTCTTCAAATCTTGAAAAACTAAATACTTATGCCGATGGTTATCAGCAACTAGCCATTTATGCTTTAATCGCCGGAGTGGTGTTATTACTAATTTCCCCGTTGGTTAAAAAACTAATGCAAGGCGTTAAATAA